One Hordeum vulgare subsp. vulgare chromosome 4H, MorexV3_pseudomolecules_assembly, whole genome shotgun sequence DNA window includes the following coding sequences:
- the LOC123449377 gene encoding BTB/POZ domain-containing protein SR1IP1, whose amino-acid sequence MQTDTQFSSAAMKRTSDWIRSQEFPSDITIQVGESSFNLHKLPLASKCGYIRKLVSGANGSRVTHLEITGMPGDAKAFDLVIKFCYGVNFEITADNVAMLRCAAEHLEMTEECKPGNLVGRTEAYLEEVALASLEGAVAALRRAEELLPASDKVRLITRCIDAIATMTCGDGSHEGLDGVGVPPKAVEDWWADELTALRIDTFQRVMIAMKARGFKGIAMGTMIMLYAQKSLRRLDMNGRDRKKMEPRQEHEKRVVLETIVSLLPREKNTMSVSFLSMLLRAAIYLDTSLACRLDLETRMAAQLGQAVLDDLLIPSSSPEGAGTAYDVDAVQRILAGYLENEGEATRLDYNTDDDFASAASPPNDVGPVGKLMESYLAEVSSDVNLPVDKFTGLAELIPERARFNEDGMYRAIDIYLKAHPSLGEGERKKVCGVMDCQKLSREACAHAAQNDRLPVQTVVQVLYHEQRRLRVPPPSQAPSGAPSYAGGESPALSYKPTPSFNGRERSAPSSEVSRLQRENDELRMELMQMKMRLRDPSGAAPAAAPPLAAGATRSSPASGKPPLPKKQGGASGGGGGGGFMKKLGRLNPFVRDPLAGGKVRTKPPKDRRHSIS is encoded by the exons GATCCGTTCACAAGAATTCCCAAGCGATATTACCATCCAGGTTGGGGAGAGCAGCTTCAACTTGCACAAG CTCCCGCTGGCATCTAAATGCGGCTACATAAGGAAGCTGGTGTCGGGGGCCAACGGGTCCAGGGTCACCCACCTCGAGATCACGGGCATGCCCGGCGACGCCAAGGCCTTCGACCTCGTCATCAAGTTCTGCTACGGCGTCAACTTCGAGATCACCGCCGACAACGTCGCCATGCTGCGCTGCGCCGCCGAGCACCTGGAGATGACCGAGGAGTGCAAGCCCGGGAACCTCGTCGGCAGGACCGAGGCCTACCTGGAGGAGGTGGCGCTGGCGAGCCTCGAGGGCGCGGTCGCCGCGCTCCGCAGGGCCGAGGAGCTCCTCCCGGCGTCCGACAAGGTGCGGCTCATTACCAGGTGCATCGACGCCATAGCGACCATGACCTGCGGCGACGGCAGCCATGAGGGGCTGGACGGCGTGGGCGTGCCGCCCAAGGCCGTGGAGGACTGGTGggccgacgagctcacggcgctgAGGATCGACACCTTCCAGAGGGTCATGATCGCCATGAAGGCGAGGGGGTTCAAGGGCATCGCCATGGGGACGATGATCATGCTCTACGCTCAGAAGTCCCTTCGAAGACTG GACATGAACGGGAGGGACCGGAAGAAGATGGAGCCGAGGCAGGAGCACGAGAAGCGGGTGGTTCTCGAGACGATCGTGAGCCTCCTGCCGAGGGAGAAGAACACCATGTCGGTGAGCTTCCTGTCGATGCTGCTCCGGGCGGCGATCTACCTCGACACGTCCCTGGCGTGCCGGCTCGACCTGGAGACGCGGATGGCCGCGCAGCTCGGCCAGGCCGTGCTCGACGACCTGCTCATCCCGTCCTCCTCGCCCGAGGGCGCCGGCACGGCCTACGACGTCGACGCGGTGCAGAGGATCCTCGCCGGGTACCTCGAGAACGAGGGCGAGGCGACGCGCCTGGACTACAACACGGACGACGACTTCGCCTCGGCGGCGTCGCCGCCCAACGACGTCGGGCCGGTCGGCAAGCTCATGGAGAGCTACCTCGCCGAGGTCTCCTCGGACGTGAACCTGCCCGTTGACAAGTTCACCGGCCTCGCCGAGCTCATCCCGGAGCGCGCCCGGTTCAACGAGGACGGCATGTACCGCGCCATCGACATCTACTTGAAG GCGCATCCGTCGCTGGGCGAGGGCGAGAGGAAGAAGGTGTGCGGCGTGATGGACTGCCAGAAGCTGTCGCGGGAGGCGTGCGCGCACGCGGCGCAGAACGACCGGCTGCCGGTGCAGACGGTGGTGCAGGTGCTGTACCACGAGCAGCGGCGCCTCCGCGTGCCGCCGCCCTCGCAGGCGCCGAGCGGCGCGCCGTCGTACGCCGGAGGGGAGTCGCCGGCCCTGTCGTATAAGCCGACGCCGAGCTTCAACGGGCGGGAACGGAGCGCGCCGTCCAGCGAGGTGTCGCGGCTGCAGCGGGAGAACGACGAGCTGAGGATGGAGCTGATGCAGATGAAAATGCGGCTGAGGGACCCGTCGGGCGCGGCTCCAGCTGCGGCACCGCCGCTAGCGGCCGGTGCAACCCGGAGCTCCCCGGCGTCCGGGAAGCCGCCTCTGCCGAAGAAGCAGGGCGGggccagcggcggcggcggtggcggcgggttCATGAAGAAGCTCGGGCGGCTCAACCCGTTCGTGCGCGACCCTCTGGCCGGCGGCAAGGTCCGCACGAAGCCGCCCAAGGATCGCAGGCACTCCATTTCTTGA
- the LOC123449379 gene encoding CASP-like protein 5A1, protein MFASRPAVHPVEAPPPTDPVEQPTGVLMKDLPGMPGTAGGLALRLAQFAFAAVALAVMASTNDFPSVSAFCYLVAATILQCLWSFSLAIVDIYALLVKRCLRNRRAVCLFAIGDGITAALIFGAACSSAGITVLIDNDLNICAENHCGSFETATAMAFMSWFALTPSFLLNFWSMASR, encoded by the exons ATGTTCGCGAGCAGGCCGGCGGTGCACCCGGTGGAGGCGCCGCCGCCGACGGATCCGGTGGAGCAGCCCACGGGGGTGCTCATGAAGGACCTGCCCGGGATGCCCGGCACGGCCGGCGGCCTCGCGCTCCGCCTCGCGCAGTTCGCCTTCGCAGCCGTCGCGCTCGCCGTCATGGCCTCCACCAACGACTTCCCCTCCGTCAGCGCCTTCTG CTATCTTGTTGCAGCAACCATATTGCAATGCCTGTGGAGCTTTTCGCTTGCCATTGTCGATATCTATGCATTGCTTGTTAAGCGTTGTCTACGGAACCGCCGCGCTGTTTGCCTGTTCGCGATTGGTGATGGG ATCACGGCAGCACTGATCTTCGGCGCAGCATGCTCATCAGCGGGCATCACCGTCTTAATCGACAACGATCTGAACATCTGTGCCGAGAACCACTGCGGAAGCTTTGAGACCGCGACGGCGATGGCGTTCATGAGCTGGTTCGCTCTGACACCGTCCTTCCTGCTGAACTTCTGGTCGATGGCTTCCCGATGA